One window of the Colletotrichum destructivum chromosome 6, complete sequence genome contains the following:
- a CDS encoding Putative aldehyde dehydrogenase domain, aldehyde/histidinol dehydrogenase, whose amino-acid sequence MATNGTSKLDWTKFYNVIDGKLETTSKTRYSVNPSTLEANPEVPVSTPEDVDRAVQAAKKAQEAWAETPYEERQKALARFGEAIEAHAEEFALMLTKEQGKALQFSQFEVAEATKHFKGMSNLSFPEEVVDNNPDRRVITRYTPLGVAVGIVPWNFPVLLACGKIGPGLVTGNAFILKPSPFTPYCDLKLAELAQQFFPPGVFQALSGDDNLGPWLTSHPGVDKVSFTGSTATGKRVMESCSKTLKRVTLELGGNDAAIVLPDVDVKAIAPKIAMLALYNSGQVCVAIKRIYIHEAIYDELVAEIANFVKNLPIGDGQQEGSVLGPVQNQMQFDRVKELLKDIDEQKLKVVAGSTASASSHGKGYFITPTIVDNPPDDSRIVVEEPFGPVFPVLKWSDEKDVIRRANDTLMGLGASVWSKDLDKAQSIAKKLKAGNIWINTHLELQYDAPFGGHKQSGIGYEYGAGGLKAYCNVQSLYVTKA is encoded by the exons ATGGCCACGAACGGTACGTCCAAGCTGGACTGGACCAAGTTCTACAATGTCAtcgacggcaagctcgagACGACCAGCAAGACCAGATACAGCGTGAACCCGTCGACCCTCGAGGCCAACCCCGAGGTCCCCGTCTCCACCCCGGAGGATGTCGACAGAGCCGTGcaggcggcgaagaaggcccaGGAAGCCTGGGCCGAGACCCCGTACGAGGAGCGCCAGAAGGCCCTCGCGAGATtcggcgaggccatcgaggcgcACGCCGAGGAGTTTGCGCTGATGCTCACCAAGGAGCAGGGCAAGGCC CTCCAATTCTCACAGttcgaggtcgccgaggccaccaAGCACTTCAAGGGAATGTCCAACCTGTCCTTCCCCGAAGAGGTCGTGGACAACAACCCTGACCGCCGGGTCATCACGAGATACACGCCTTTGG gtgtcgccgtcggcattGTCCCTTGGAACT tccCCGTCCTTCTCG CCTGCGGCAAGATTGGCCCCGGCCTGGTTACTGGAAATGCCTTCATTCTCAAGCCCTC CCCCTTCACTCCTTACTGCGACctgaagctcgccgagctcgctcAGCAGTTCTTCCCCCCCGGCGTCTTCCAGGCCCtcagcggcgacgacaacctcGGGCCCTGGTTGACCTCCCACCCGGGCGTCGACAAGGTCAGCTTCACCGGCTCGACCGCGACCGGAAAGCGCGTCATGGAGAGCTGCAGCAAGACCCTCAAGCGTGTCACCCTGGAGCT GGGTGGAAACGATGCGGCCATTGTGCTCCCGGACGTTGATGTCAAGGCTATTGCGCCCAAG ATTGCCATGCTCGCCTTGTACAACTCTGGACAG GTCTGCGTCGCCATCAAGCGCATCTACATCCACGAAGCCATctacgacgagctcgtcgccgagatcgccaaCTTCGTCAAGAACCTGCCCATCGGAGACGGCCAGCAGGAAGGCAGCGTCCTGGGCCCCGTCCAGAACCAGATGCAGTTCGACCGCGTCAAGGAGCTGCTCAAGGACATTGACGagcagaagctcaaggtCGTCGCTGGGTCTACGGCATCCGCCTCCTCTCACGGCAAGGGCTACTTCATCACGcccaccatcgtcgacaaCCCGCCCGACGACTCGAggatcgtcgtcgaggagcccTTTG GCCccgtcttccccgtcctCAAGTGGAGCGACGAAAAGGACGTCATCCGCCGCGCCAACGACACCCTCAtgggcctcggcgcctcggTCTGGTCCAAGGACCTCGACAAGGCTCAGAGCAtcgccaagaagctcaaggccggcaaTATCTGGATCAACACCCACCTGGAGCTGCAGTACGACGCGCCCTTTGGCGGCCACAAGCAGAGCGGTATCGGCTACGAGtacggcgctggcggcctgAAGGCGTACTGCAACGTGCAGTCTCTGTATGTCACCAAGGCATGA
- a CDS encoding Putative cutinase/acetylxylan esterase, alpha/Beta hydrolase, which produces MGVLLGALVLHPATFVHAPPTSTSEMTSIWQDTPAMEVSDLELRQDAQVQDIPDILAKLPSGALNAAGKLLTPIKEELVQSVGIDTTRDNLARNVACADITVVFARGTTKSGNIGLVTGPPFFDALKEQPGGRSVAIQGIEYPVTLTGFNRNGTETRFINQAVAQCPDTKIAMSGDSQVALVVRSAAESLPAGTMAKINSVLTFGDPANLAAIPGADGKTKTICHENDAACSGCFITVDHLTCGEDASAATRFVIQRVSGELVSLRKIP; this is translated from the exons ATGGGCGTCCTACTCGGAGCTCTCGTGCTTCACCCTGCAACGTTTGTCCATGCCCCCCCGACATCGACGAGCGAGATGACGTCTATCTGGCAGGACACGCCAGCCATGGAAGTTTCGGATCTCGAGCTGCGCCAAGACGCGCAGGTTCAAGACATCCCCGATATCTTGGCCAAGCTCCCGTCGGGAGCCTTGAACGC CGCGGGCAAGCTGTTGACCCCCATCAAGGAGGAATTGGTCCAGTCGGTCGGAATCGACACGACCAGAGACAACCTCGCGCGAAACGTCGCGTGCGCCGACATCACTGTGGTGTTTGCACGCGGAACAACCAAGTCCGGCAACATCGGCCTTGTCACGGGACCGCCGTTCTTCGATGCGCTCAAGGAACAACCTGGAGGCAGGTCGGTCGCCATTCAGGGCATAGAGTATCCCGTCACTTTAACCGGGTTCAACAGGAACGGCACGGA GACCCGATTCATCAACCAAGCTGTCGCCCAGTGCCCCGACACAAAGATTGCCATGTCTGGCGACTCGCAGGTTGCCCTTGTGGTCcgcagcgccgccgagagTCTTCCTGCCGGAACGATGGCCAAGATCAACTCGGTCTTGACCTTTGGAGATCCCGCAAACCTAGCGGCCATCCCCGGAGCAGACGGAAAGACCAAAACCATTTGCCACGAGAACGATGCCGCGTGCAGCGGCTGCTTCATCACCGTCGACCATTTGACCTGTGGCGAAGATGCGTCAGCGGCTACTCGATTCGTAATCCAACGGGTCTCTGGTGAGCTTGTCTCTCTTCGAAAGATCCCGTAG
- a CDS encoding Putative amino acid permease, translating into MSQYRAYDKDDSVPVIEATGHSGFGGGYGDDSNSTDADFSAFDPHSGVKRGLKTRHLSMMALAGIIGPGLLIGAGGALSNGGPAALLIGFGVIGIIAFSIMQSLGELTTLYPTGGAFTGLADRFVDKGFGVALGWNYFIIWMCVLANEYNVLSSIFVFWSDKVPLWGYFLIFWTLFLGFQLLGIEAFGEAEFWLALMKLIGLVAYFLFSIVYAAGGIPGQDALGFRYWRDPGAFTDGFRGVAKVFVFCSTFYAGVESVAVAATETKNPRVAVPLAIRQVFWRIIFIYMGSAFFFGLTCPANADELVNGGSRAVKSPMTVAIQNAGWEGGVHLINAFIFVTCLSACNSSIFIGSRTLLYMGQDGKAPRILGRTDGRGVPIPAIVFTNLCGALSMMNISTGASKAYSYIVNLSGVSTFLVWGSISFIHIRFRQAWKAQGHAESSLPFVSLWYPWNAYFGLAANIFLAIVQGWTTLSPFDAGSFVDAYILLPLFPLIWFGYKFWFKTHFWRTSEIDLLSGRRRDLDESREIETGEHDLDRLPWWRRLLKSF; encoded by the exons atgTCGCAGTACCGAGCCTacgacaaggacgacagCGTCCCTGTCATCGAGGCCACTGGCCACAGCGGATTCGGAGGCGGCTACGGGGACGACTCGAACTCGACGGATGCCGACTTCTCCGCCTTTGACCCGCACAGCGGCGTCAAACGAGGCCTGAAGACGCGGCACCTCAGCATGATGGCCCTGGCGGGCATCATCGGCCCGGGCCTCCTGatcggcgcgggcggcgccctcTCCAACGGCGGCCCGGCGGCCCTGCTCATCGGGttcggcgtcatcggcatcatcgccttcAGCATCATGCAGAGCCTCGGCGAGCTCACGACGCTGTATCCCACGGGCGGCGCCTTCACGGGCCTGGCGGACcgcttcgtcgacaagggGTTCGGCGTCGCGCTCGGGTGGAACTACTTCATCATTTGGATGTGCGTCCTGGCCAACGAGTACAACGTGCTGTCCAGCATCTTTGTCTTTTGGAGTGACAAAGTGCCCTTGTGGGGATACTTTTTGATCTTCTGG ACTCTTTTCCTAGGTTTCCAactcctcggcatcgaggcTTTTGGAGAGGCCGAATTCTGGCTGGCCCTGATGAAGCTCATCGGCTTGGTCGCCTACTTCCTTTTCTCCATCGT CTACGCCGCTGGAGGGATTCCCGGCCAGGACGCCCTTGGATTCCGATATTGGCGGGATCCCGGCGCCTTCACCGACGGCTtccgcggcgtcgccaaGGTGTTCGTCTTCTGCTCGACCTTTTacgccggcgtcgagtcCGTCGCGGTCGCGGCCACCGAGACCAAGAACCCGCGCGTCGCGGTGCCGCTCGCCATCCGGCAGGTCTTCTGGcgcatcatcttcatctACATGggctcggccttcttcttcggcctcaCCTGCCcggccaacgccgacgagctcgtcaacgGCGGGTCGCGCGCCGTCAAGAGCCCCATGACGGTCGCCATCCAGAACGCAGGCTGGGAGGGCGGCGTGCACCTCATCAACgccttcatcttcgtcaccTGCCTGAGCGCCTGCAACTCGTCCATCTTCATCGGCTCCCGCACGCTTCTGTACATGGGCCAGGACGGGAAAGCGCCCAGGATCCTGGGCAGGACGGACGGCCGCGGGGTGCCGATCCCGGCCATCGTATTCACCAACCTCTGCGGCGCCCTGTCCATGATGAACATCAGCACCGGCGCGAGCAAGGCTTACTCGTACATCGTCAATCTCAGCGGCGTCTCAACTTTCCTCGTCTGGGgctccatctccttcatccACATCCGCTTCCGCCAGGCGTGGAAGGCCCAGGGGCACGCCGAAAGCTCGCTGCCGTTCGTGTCGCTGTGGTACCCTTGGAACGCCTACTTCGGCCTGGCGGCCAACATCTTCCTGGCCATCGTCCAGGGCTGGACGACGCTGTCGCCCTTCGACGCCGGGTCGTTTGTCGACGCCTACATCCTTCTGCCCCTGTTCCCCCTCATCTGGTTCGGGTACAAGTTCTGGTTCAAGACGCACTTCTGGCGGACGAGCGAGATCGACCTGCTCTCCGGTCGGCGGAGAGACCTGGACGAGTCCCGGGAGATCGAGACGGGCGAGCATGATTTGGACAGACTCCCGTGGTGGAGACGGCTGCTGAAAAGCTTCTAG
- a CDS encoding Putative alcohol dehydrogenase, zinc-type, GroES-like superfamily, NAD(P)-binding domain superfamily: MGGESSFNRAVVYTEPGTTKTEVVELPIPKPGPGEVLVRLQYSGVCHTDYGFCMNAFSSVPFPTPTGQVGGHEGVGEVVAVGAGVASPAIGSRVGIKYAADACLNCDRCLQGGESSCAEVKLSGYFTPGTFQQYCLSTARYVTPVPDSLDSAQAAPLMCGGLTVYTALKRAEARHGDWVVVAGAGGGLGHLAIQYARTLGCRVLAMDLGAKEKFCRNLGADEFVDFTTYPTEGGLSAAVKDITGGGARIVLMCSSNKKAYVQAPTWLGFRGKLACLGVPECSSVFIADVDPLLADELTIFGVKTGNRLEAKECLEIAARGSVKTHVQLRRMRSLTKIFTEMESGEIQGRVVIDLK, translated from the exons ATGGGCGGCGAGAGCAGCTTCAACCGCGCCGTCGTGTACACGGAGCCCGGCACCACCAAGACAGAAGTCGTGGAACTCCCGATTCCGAAACCTGGCCCGGGAGAAGTCCTGGTTCGTCT GCAGTACTCCGGGGTCTGTCATACTGATTACGGGTTTTGCATGAATGCATTCTCATCAGTACCCTTTCCTACACCCACAG GACAAGTTGGTGGTCACGAAG GAGTCGGCGaggttgttgctgttggaGCTGGCGTCGCATCACCCGCAATCGGCAGTAGAGTAGGCATCAAGTACGCCGCCGATGCGTGTCTAAACTGCG ACCGTTGTCTCCAGGGCGGCGAGTCATCATGCGCCGAGGTCAAGCTATCGGGTTACTTCACGCCCGGCACCTTTCAGCAGTACTGCCTCTCGACGGCGCGATATGTCACGCCGGTCCCGGACTCCCTGGActcggcgcaggcggcgccCCTGATGTGCGGCGGACTCACCGTCTACACCGCCCTCAAGCGCGCGGAAGCCCGCCACGGCGACTGGGTCgtggtcgccggcgccggagggGGTCTCGGCCACCTGGCGATCCAGTACGCGCGCACGCTCGGCTGTCGCGTGCTGGCCATGGACCTCGGCGCGAAGGAGAAGTTCTGCCGGAACCTCGGGGCCGACGAGTTTGTGGACTTCACGACGTATCCcaccgagggcggcctcTCGGCAGCGGTCAAGGacatcaccggcggcggcgcccgcaTCGTGCTCATGTGCTCGTCCAACAAGAAGGCCTATGTGCAGGCCCCGACGTGGCTGGGTTTCCGGGGCAAGCTGGCCTGTCTCGGCGTGCCCGAGTGCAGCAGCGTCTTCATTGCAGACGTTGACCCCCTGCTTGCGGACGAGCTTACTATCTTTG GCGTGAAGACCGGCAACCGACTCGAAGCCAAGGAGTGCTTGGAGATCGCGGCGAGGGGCAGTGTAAAGACTCACGTCCAACTTCGGCGAATGAGAAGTCTGACAAAG ATATTCACCGAAATGGAATCTGGGGAAATTCAGGGGCGAGTGGTCATAGATCTGAAGTAG